A stretch of the Mycobacterium shigaense genome encodes the following:
- a CDS encoding TIGR03089 family protein — translation MLRADPVGPRITYYDDSFGPTGLRIELSAVTLANWAAKTGNLLRDELGAGPGSRVGILLPAHWQTAAVLFGVWWIGAEVVLDVAGPAEVALCTADRLDEADATGAAEVAVLSLDAFGRPAPDLPIGVTDYATAVRVHGDQIAAEQNPGPALAGRSAQDILADCEKSAAARELTAKDRVLSTASWPSPAELIDHLLAIMAVGASLVQVANPDPAALQRRIDTEKVTRVL, via the coding sequence ATGTTGCGTGCCGACCCCGTCGGTCCGCGCATCACCTACTACGACGATTCTTTCGGGCCCACCGGCTTACGCATCGAGTTGTCCGCGGTGACGCTGGCGAACTGGGCGGCCAAGACCGGCAACCTGTTACGCGACGAGCTGGGCGCGGGCCCGGGCAGTCGGGTGGGGATTTTGCTGCCGGCGCATTGGCAGACGGCGGCGGTGTTGTTCGGGGTGTGGTGGATCGGCGCCGAGGTCGTGCTCGACGTGGCCGGGCCGGCCGAGGTGGCCCTGTGCACCGCCGACCGGCTGGACGAGGCCGACGCCACCGGGGCTGCCGAGGTCGCCGTGCTGTCGCTGGACGCGTTCGGCCGGCCCGCACCTGACCTGCCGATCGGCGTCACCGACTACGCCACCGCGGTGCGCGTGCACGGTGACCAGATCGCCGCCGAACAAAATCCCGGCCCGGCACTCGCCGGCCGGTCGGCCCAGGACATCCTCGCCGACTGCGAGAAGTCCGCGGCGGCAAGGGAATTGACGGCCAAGGATCGGGTGCTGTCCACCGCATCGTGGCCCAGCCCCGCCGAACTGATCGACCACCTGCTGGCGATCATGGCCGTCGGCGCCTCGCTGGTGCAGGTGGCCAATCCCGACCCCGCTGCGCTGCAACGCCGCATCGACACCGAAAAGGTCACCCGCGTCCTGTAA
- a CDS encoding Eco57I restriction-modification methylase domain-containing protein: MKTFAGKPTASADKVRGGYYTPAPVARFLAGWVRQAGARIVEPSCGDGRILRELALLSDRAHGVELVAAEAAKAREFAPVDAGSLFTWLADTACAAGGWDGWDGVAGNPPYIRFGNWAAEQREPALELMRREGLRPSKLTNAWVPFVVASTALVRDGGRVGLVLPAELLQVGYAAPLREFLLARFHEITLITFERLVFDGVLQEVVLFCAVAGAGPARIRTVALPDADALDHADLDVPAAPALLHENEKWTKYFLDPAAIALLRTLKASGMMTRLGSVAEVDVGIVTGRNSFFTFTDAQTRELGLAPYCVPLVSRSNQLCGLVYDNDCRASDLATSRRTWLLDAPPNPTDPALLAHIGAGAAAGVDRGYKCSIRKPWWSTPSLWMPNLFMLRQIHLAPRLTVNAAAATSTDTVHRVRLADPATDPTALAAVFHNSATFAFAEIMGRSYGGGILELEPREAEQLPIPPPAHADAELAADVDLLLKANEIDKALDLVDRRVLIDGLGWSPDVVAQCRAAWVALRDRRIRRGSR, translated from the coding sequence GTGAAGACGTTCGCGGGCAAGCCGACAGCGTCGGCGGACAAGGTGCGCGGCGGGTACTACACGCCGGCGCCGGTCGCCCGGTTTCTGGCCGGCTGGGTTCGCCAAGCGGGTGCCCGCATCGTCGAACCGTCGTGCGGCGACGGCCGTATCCTGCGCGAGCTGGCCCTGCTCAGCGACCGGGCGCACGGCGTGGAGCTCGTCGCGGCCGAGGCGGCCAAGGCGCGGGAATTCGCGCCCGTCGACGCGGGCAGCCTGTTCACCTGGCTGGCGGACACCGCGTGCGCCGCCGGCGGGTGGGACGGCTGGGACGGTGTGGCGGGCAACCCGCCCTACATCCGCTTCGGCAACTGGGCAGCCGAGCAGCGCGAGCCGGCGCTGGAGCTGATGCGGCGCGAGGGCCTGCGCCCCAGCAAGCTGACCAACGCCTGGGTTCCCTTCGTCGTCGCGAGCACGGCGTTGGTGCGCGACGGCGGCCGGGTGGGCCTGGTGCTGCCCGCCGAGTTGCTCCAAGTCGGCTATGCCGCGCCGCTGCGCGAATTTCTGCTGGCGCGATTTCACGAAATCACCCTGATCACGTTCGAGCGGTTGGTGTTCGACGGCGTCCTGCAGGAGGTCGTGCTGTTCTGCGCCGTGGCCGGTGCGGGCCCCGCCCGGATACGAACGGTGGCGCTGCCCGACGCCGACGCGCTCGACCACGCCGATCTCGACGTTCCGGCCGCACCCGCGCTGCTGCACGAGAACGAGAAGTGGACCAAGTACTTCCTGGACCCCGCGGCGATCGCGCTGCTGCGGACCCTCAAGGCATCCGGCATGATGACCCGGCTCGGGTCCGTCGCCGAGGTCGACGTCGGCATCGTGACCGGCCGCAACAGCTTCTTCACCTTCACCGACGCGCAGACCCGCGAGCTCGGGTTGGCGCCGTATTGCGTCCCGCTGGTCTCGCGCAGCAACCAGCTGTGCGGCCTGGTGTACGACAACGACTGCCGGGCAAGCGATCTCGCGACGAGCCGGCGGACCTGGCTGCTCGATGCGCCGCCAAACCCGACGGACCCCGCGCTGCTCGCGCACATCGGCGCCGGCGCGGCCGCGGGGGTGGACCGCGGCTACAAGTGCTCGATCCGAAAGCCCTGGTGGAGCACGCCGTCGCTGTGGATGCCAAACCTGTTCATGCTGAGGCAGATTCACCTCGCGCCCCGGCTGACCGTCAACGCGGCCGCGGCCACCAGCACCGACACCGTCCATCGGGTGCGGCTGGCCGACCCGGCGACGGACCCGACCGCGCTGGCCGCGGTGTTCCACAACAGCGCGACGTTCGCCTTCGCCGAGATCATGGGCCGCAGCTACGGTGGAGGCATCCTGGAGCTGGAGCCGCGAGAGGCCGAGCAGCTGCCCATTCCCCCACCGGCGCACGCCGACGCCGAGCTTGCCGCCGACGTCGATCTGCTGCTGAAGGCCAACGAGATCGACAAGGCGCTCGACCTCGTCGACCGTCGGGTGCTCATCGACGGGCTCGGCTGGTCGCCCGACGTCGTGGCGCAGTGCCGCGCGGCCTGGGTCGCGCTGCGCGACCGCAGGATACGGCGGGGGTCCCGGTGA
- a CDS encoding NUDIX hydrolase: MSVRESVRALLTDWRAPDPTQDSLRHAVLAFVAARADACLRECAAGHVTASALVLDATGTRVLLTLHPRLGRWVQLGGHCDADDPDIAAAALREAIEESGVDDLRLAPGLAAIHVHPVTCSLGVPTRHLDLQFVAHAPPDARIAISDESDDLRWWPADVLPDGTDHALAYLVSRAAAIQTSDE, translated from the coding sequence GTGAGCGTTCGCGAGTCGGTGCGCGCCTTGCTCACCGACTGGCGGGCTCCCGACCCGACCCAGGATTCGTTGCGGCACGCGGTGTTGGCGTTCGTCGCCGCCCGCGCCGACGCGTGCCTTCGCGAGTGCGCGGCGGGCCATGTCACCGCTTCGGCGCTGGTGCTCGACGCCACCGGAACCCGGGTGCTGCTGACCCTGCATCCGCGACTTGGCCGGTGGGTACAGCTCGGCGGGCATTGCGACGCCGACGACCCCGACATCGCGGCCGCGGCGCTGCGCGAGGCGATCGAGGAGTCCGGGGTGGACGATCTGCGCTTGGCGCCCGGATTGGCCGCCATCCACGTGCACCCGGTCACCTGCTCACTGGGTGTGCCGACCCGTCACCTGGATCTGCAGTTCGTCGCGCACGCGCCGCCGGACGCGCGAATCGCGATCAGCGACGAGTCCGACGACTTGCGCTGGTGGCCCGCCGACGTCCTGCCCGACGGCACCGATCACGCCCTGGCCTACCTGGTGAGCCGGGCCGCGGCGATTCAGACGTCGGACGAGTAG
- a CDS encoding LCP family protein, with the protein MMPVHRVIRVVATVLAVAVVIGTGVAWNNVRGFEDGIFHMSASALGKGGQIGQDGAIDILLVGVDSRTDAHGNALSQEELATLRAGDEEATNTDTIILIRIPNNGKSATAISIPRDSYVAAPGLGKTKINGVYGQTREAKRAGLVRAGASAQEAATEGTEAGRDALIKTVADLTGVTVDHYAEIGLLGFASITDALGGVQVCLKDPVFEPLSGADFPAGQQKLSGPEALSFVRQRHDLPRGDLDRVVRQQAVMASLAHSIISSKTLSSPATLKRLEAAVQRSVVISSGWDVMDFVQQLSKLAGGKVAFATIPVLDGAGWSDDGMQSVVRVDPHQVQDWVAGLLNDQNQGKTEQLAYTPAKTTASVVNDTDINGLAAAVSDVLSSKGFTTGPVGNNDGGHVKASQVRAANSDDRGAQEISKELGGLPVVPDTSLAAGTVRVVLANDYSGPGSGLSGTASIVPARATSGGPADPDVPAPSPILTAGSDKPECIN; encoded by the coding sequence GTGATGCCTGTGCACCGTGTGATTCGTGTGGTTGCAACTGTGCTCGCTGTCGCCGTCGTGATCGGCACCGGTGTCGCATGGAACAACGTCCGGGGATTCGAAGACGGCATCTTCCACATGTCCGCGTCCGCACTGGGCAAGGGCGGCCAGATAGGTCAAGACGGCGCGATCGATATCCTGCTGGTAGGCGTGGACAGCCGCACCGACGCGCACGGCAACGCGCTCTCCCAAGAGGAACTGGCGACGCTGCGGGCCGGCGACGAGGAAGCCACCAACACCGACACCATCATCCTGATCCGGATACCGAACAACGGGAAGTCGGCCACCGCGATCTCGATTCCGCGGGACTCCTATGTCGCGGCGCCCGGCCTGGGCAAGACCAAGATCAACGGCGTCTACGGTCAGACCCGCGAGGCCAAGCGGGCCGGCCTGGTCCGGGCGGGCGCTTCCGCGCAGGAGGCCGCGACCGAGGGCACCGAGGCCGGCCGCGACGCGCTGATCAAGACCGTCGCCGACCTCACCGGGGTAACCGTGGACCACTACGCCGAGATCGGACTGCTCGGTTTCGCGTCGATCACCGACGCGCTCGGCGGCGTCCAGGTCTGCCTCAAAGATCCGGTGTTCGAACCGCTTTCGGGCGCCGACTTCCCAGCGGGCCAGCAGAAACTGAGCGGGCCCGAGGCGCTGAGCTTCGTGCGCCAGCGCCACGACCTGCCGCGCGGCGACCTGGACCGGGTGGTCCGCCAGCAAGCCGTGATGGCCTCGCTGGCGCATTCGATCATCTCCAGCAAGACGCTGTCCAGCCCGGCGACGCTCAAGCGACTGGAGGCCGCCGTGCAGCGTTCGGTGGTGATCTCCTCGGGTTGGGACGTGATGGATTTCGTCCAGCAGCTGTCCAAGCTGGCCGGCGGCAAGGTCGCCTTCGCCACCATCCCGGTGCTGGACGGAGCCGGCTGGAGTGACGACGGCATGCAAAGCGTCGTCCGGGTGGACCCGCATCAGGTGCAGGACTGGGTGGCCGGCCTGCTCAACGACCAGAACCAGGGCAAGACCGAGCAGCTGGCCTACACCCCCGCCAAAACGACCGCCAGCGTGGTCAACGACACCGACATCAACGGGCTGGCGGCGGCGGTTTCAGATGTATTGAGCTCCAAGGGCTTTACCACCGGCCCCGTCGGCAACAACGACGGCGGCCACGTGAAGGCCAGCCAGGTGCGGGCCGCCAATTCCGACGACCGCGGCGCGCAGGAGATCTCCAAGGAACTCGGCGGCTTGCCCGTGGTGCCGGACACATCGCTGGCGGCGGGGACGGTGCGGGTGGTGCTGGCCAACGACTACAGCGGCCCGGGCTCCGGCTTGTCCGGCACCGCCTCCATCGTGCCGGCCCGGGCGACTTCCGGGGGCCCCGCCGATCCGGACGTGCCGGCGCCGTCACCGATCCTCACCGCCGGGTCCGACAAGCCGGAGTGCATAAACTAG
- the manB gene encoding mannose-1-phosphate guanylyltransferase: MSNPPVDVVILVGGKGTRLRPLTLSAPKPMLPTAGRPFLTHLLSRVAAAGIEHVILSTSYQASVFEAEFGDGAQLGLEIDYVTESDPLGTGGGIANVADKLRHDTVMVFNGDVLSGADLGQLLEFHHDKQSDVTLHLVRVSDPRAFGCVPTEDGRVTAFLEKTEDPPTDQINAGTYVFERKIIDRIPRGRAVSVEREVFPALLADDAVKFCGYVDATYWRDMGTPEDFVRGSADLVRGIAPSPALGGHRGEQLVHESAAVSPGALLIGGTAVGRGAEIGPGVRLDGAVIFDGVKIEAGSVIERSIIGFGARIGPRALIRDGVIGDGADIGARCELLRGARVWPGVSIPDGGIRYSSDV; the protein is encoded by the coding sequence TTGTCAAATCCCCCAGTCGATGTGGTGATCCTGGTCGGCGGCAAGGGCACCCGGTTGCGGCCCTTGACGTTGTCGGCGCCCAAGCCGATGCTGCCCACCGCCGGGCGGCCCTTCCTCACCCATCTGTTGTCGCGGGTGGCCGCGGCGGGTATCGAGCACGTCATCTTGTCGACGTCGTATCAGGCCTCGGTGTTCGAGGCGGAGTTCGGTGACGGCGCCCAGCTGGGCCTCGAGATCGACTACGTCACCGAATCCGACCCGCTGGGTACCGGCGGCGGCATCGCCAACGTCGCCGACAAGCTGCGCCACGACACCGTCATGGTGTTCAACGGCGACGTGCTCTCCGGCGCCGACCTGGGCCAGCTGCTCGAGTTTCACCACGACAAGCAGTCCGACGTTACCCTGCACCTGGTGCGGGTCTCTGACCCGCGCGCGTTCGGCTGCGTGCCCACCGAGGACGGCCGTGTTACCGCGTTCCTGGAGAAGACCGAGGATCCGCCGACCGACCAGATCAACGCCGGCACCTATGTTTTCGAGCGCAAGATCATCGACCGCATTCCGCGGGGCCGGGCGGTGTCGGTGGAGCGCGAGGTGTTCCCGGCGTTGCTGGCCGACGACGCCGTCAAATTCTGCGGCTACGTCGACGCCACCTATTGGCGCGACATGGGTACGCCGGAGGACTTCGTCCGCGGGTCGGCGGATCTGGTCCGCGGCATCGCGCCGTCGCCGGCGCTGGGCGGCCACCGGGGCGAGCAGCTGGTGCACGAAAGCGCGGCGGTGTCGCCGGGTGCGCTGCTGATCGGCGGCACCGCCGTCGGGCGGGGCGCCGAGATCGGGCCGGGCGTCCGGCTGGACGGCGCGGTGATCTTCGACGGCGTCAAGATCGAGGCGGGCAGCGTGATCGAGCGGTCCATCATCGGCTTCGGCGCGCGCATCGGCCCGCGCGCGCTGATCCGCGACGGGGTGATCGGCGACGGCGCCGACATCGGGGCACGTTGCGAGCTGCTGCGCGGCGCGCGGGTGTGGCCCGGCGTTTCGATCCCCGACGGCGGAATCCGCTACTCGTCCGACGTCTGA
- the rfbD gene encoding dTDP-4-dehydrorhamnose reductase — protein sequence MSGRIVITGAAGQLGARLAAQAIDQGRDVLACDSAQWNITDPAAASSIVESGDVVINCAAYTDVDGAESDEVTAYAVNAAGPDHIARACARAGARLLHVSTDYVFNAEPFDTDAANPRPFEPSDSPTPLGVYGRSKRAGEVAVLAALPDPTQGIVVRTAWVYTGGTGKDFVAVMRRLAAGHGPIDVVDDQTGSPTYVADLAAALLQIADDDVPGPILHAANEGAVSRFEQARAVFEECGADPARVRPVSSAHNPRPAPRPTYSALSGRESVAAGMAPLRPWRPALVAALAASGGAVVPDRPIASTRD from the coding sequence ATGTCGGGCAGGATCGTCATCACCGGGGCCGCGGGTCAGCTGGGCGCCCGTCTAGCGGCACAGGCCATCGATCAGGGCCGCGACGTGCTGGCATGTGACTCGGCGCAGTGGAACATCACCGATCCGGCCGCGGCCTCCTCGATCGTCGAGAGCGGCGACGTGGTGATCAACTGCGCCGCCTACACCGACGTCGATGGCGCCGAGAGCGACGAGGTCACCGCGTACGCGGTGAACGCCGCCGGTCCGGACCACATCGCGCGCGCCTGCGCCCGCGCCGGCGCCCGGTTGCTGCACGTCTCCACCGACTACGTTTTCAACGCCGAGCCCTTCGACACCGACGCCGCCAATCCCCGCCCCTTCGAACCCAGCGACTCCCCGACTCCGCTGGGTGTCTACGGCCGCAGCAAACGCGCCGGCGAAGTGGCGGTGCTGGCCGCGCTCCCGGACCCCACCCAGGGCATCGTGGTCCGCACCGCCTGGGTGTACACCGGCGGCACGGGCAAGGACTTCGTGGCGGTGATGCGGCGGCTGGCGGCCGGGCACGGCCCGATCGACGTCGTCGACGACCAGACCGGCTCGCCGACCTACGTCGCCGACCTGGCCGCCGCGCTGCTGCAGATCGCCGACGACGATGTCCCCGGGCCGATCCTGCACGCCGCTAACGAGGGCGCCGTGTCCCGGTTCGAACAGGCCCGCGCCGTCTTCGAGGAATGCGGCGCCGACCCGGCCCGGGTGCGGCCCGTCAGCAGCGCGCACAATCCGCGGCCTGCGCCGCGTCCGACCTACTCGGCGCTGTCCGGCCGGGAGTCGGTGGCCGCGGGCATGGCACCGCTAAGGCCATGGCGCCCTGCGCTTGTCGCCGCGTTGGCCGCGTCCGGCGGCGCTGTCGTGCCCGATCGACCGATAGCCTCTACGCGTGACTGA
- a CDS encoding glycosyltransferase family 2 protein — MVTVTFSPGPHLERFLASLALATERPVSVLLADNGSTDGTPQEALQRYPNVRLFDTGANLGYGTAVNRAVAHLSQSGEVDDWMIVANPDVQWGPGSIDALFEAVSRWPQAGALGPLIRDPDGSVYPSARHLPSLIRGGMHAVVGPFWKRNPWTAAYRQERLEPSERPVGWLSGSCLLLRRSAFDQVGGFDERYFMYMEDVDLGDRLGQAGWLSVYVPTAEVLHHKGHSTGHDPENHLAAHHRSTYLFLADRHAGWWLAPLRWTLRASLALRSRLMVRSSRRKRLLSEGRR, encoded by the coding sequence GTGGTGACGGTGACCTTCTCGCCGGGGCCACACCTGGAGCGCTTCCTGGCGTCGTTGGCGCTGGCCACCGAGCGGCCGGTCAGCGTGCTGTTGGCGGACAACGGCTCCACCGACGGGACGCCGCAGGAGGCCCTGCAGCGCTACCCGAACGTGCGGCTTTTCGACACCGGGGCCAACCTGGGCTACGGCACCGCGGTCAACCGCGCGGTGGCGCACCTGAGCCAGAGCGGGGAAGTCGACGACTGGATGATCGTGGCCAACCCGGACGTGCAGTGGGGCCCCGGCAGCATCGACGCGCTGTTCGAGGCCGTGTCCCGCTGGCCGCAAGCGGGGGCGCTGGGTCCGCTGATCCGCGACCCCGACGGCTCGGTCTATCCGTCGGCGCGCCACCTGCCCAGCCTGATCCGCGGCGGCATGCACGCGGTGGTCGGGCCGTTCTGGAAACGCAACCCGTGGACGGCCGCCTACCGCCAGGAGCGCCTCGAGCCCAGCGAGCGCCCGGTGGGCTGGCTGTCGGGATCGTGTCTGCTGTTGCGCCGGTCGGCTTTCGATCAGGTGGGGGGCTTCGACGAGCGCTACTTCATGTATATGGAGGACGTCGACCTCGGCGACCGGCTGGGCCAGGCCGGGTGGCTGTCGGTCTACGTGCCGACTGCCGAGGTCTTGCATCACAAGGGTCACTCCACCGGGCACGACCCGGAAAACCACCTGGCCGCCCACCACAGAAGCACGTACCTCTTCCTGGCGGATCGGCATGCCGGTTGGTGGCTGGCCCCGCTGCGCTGGACGCTGCGGGCGTCGCTGGCGCTGCGTTCCCGGCTGATGGTGCGCAGTTCGCGACGGAAACGTCTGCTTTCAGAAGGGCGACGCTGA